GGCCAGGGTGGCGTCCCAATCCAGCTCCGCCGCCGAGTCCGGCGTGTTGTCAGCGAGCACCTTCGGGATGACATGCGCTGCGGCGTAAGCGATGCGGGAGGTGATCGGTGCTTCCGGGCGCCGCCACGGGCCCGGCCGGCCGAGCTGGTAATCGCGTAGCTCCCCGTCGATCGGCAGGGTCAGCGAGACACCGGCGGCGGTCTCCGTCGCGGCGGTCACAGCACGATCTCCGGGACGGCTAGGCGCTTGCCCTCGGCCGAGCTCCGCAGACCCAGCTCGGCGAGTTGGACGCCGCGGGCGGCGGACAACAGGCCGAAGCGGTGGGCTCGCCCGGCGACCACGTCGCGCAGGTACTCCTCCCACTGCAGCTTGAAGCCGTTGTCCAGCTCGGCGTTCGCGGGCACCTCAAGCCATTGGTCACGGAACCTCTCGGTTACCGGAAGATCGGGATTCCACACCGGTTTCGGCGTGTGCGCCCGTTGTTGGGCGACGCAGCCCCGCAGTCCGGCGACGGCGGAGCCGTGCGTGCCGTCGATCTGGAACTCGACGAGTTCGTCGCGATGGACGCGAACGGCCCACGAGGAGTTGATCTGCGCGACGATGCCGCCCGCGATCTCGAAGATCCCGTAGGCCGCGTCGTCGGCGGTGGCCGCATACTCGCGGCCCTCCTCGTCCCAGCGGGTGGGGATGTGTGTCACGGTCCGGGCCGTGACCGCCTCGACCGGCCCCAGCAGCCCCTCCATCACGTAGTTCCAGTGGCAGAACATGTCTACGGTGATGCCGCCGCCGTCCTCGGCCCGGTAATTCCAACTGGGCCGCTGCGCGGGCTGACCGTCGCCCTCGAAGACCCAGTAACCGAACTCACCGCGCATCGACAGGATCCGCCCGAAAAAGCCTTCGTCGACCAGGCGTCGCAGCTTGACCAGACCCGGCAAGTACAGCTTGTCATGGACCACCCCGGCGACCACGCCGGCGTTCTCTGCCATTCTCGCCAGTTCTACTGCCTCAGTGAGGGTTTCAGCGGTCGGCTTCTCGGTGTAGACATTCTTCCCGGCCTTGATCGCCGCGGTGAGCGCGGCCCTGCGCCGCGAGGTCACCTGCGCGTCGAAGTACACCGTCACCGTGGGGTCGGCGATCACCGCCTCGACGTCCGTGGTCCAGTGCTCCACACCGTGCTCGGCCGCCAGTTCGGCGAGCTTGTCGGAATTACGGCCCACCAGAATCGGTTCCACCGCGACCCGGGTGCCGTCGTCGAGCTGAAGGCCGGTGTCCCGCAGCGGAAGGATGGACCGCAGCAGATGCTGCCGGTAACCCATCCGGCCGGTCACGCCGTTCATCGCGATGCGCAAAGTGGACCGGCCGACGCCGGGAGATGAAGACATGTGCAGATTCCTTCTCTGGTGTGTCCGGCGGATCGTGGCCGCCGGGACGAGTGCGGTCGGTGGGCTCGCGCGGCGCAAGCACCTCGAATGAGGGGTGCGCGGCGGTGTCAGCACTTCGGAATGCGCTTTCCAAGGTAAACTGCAAACACGCTCCGGTCAACCACGGAGCGACCGAACACAGAGCGGGAGCGGCGATGGCGGCGGTAACCCTGCAGGATGTGGCGTTGCGCGCCGGAGTGTCCCAGGCGACGGCATCGCGCGTGCTCAACGGCTCGTCCCGCGTCCCCGGTGCCGGCGTGGCCGACCGTGTCCGTACCGCGGCACGTGAACTCGGCTACGTTCCCAACGCGCAGGCGCAGGCGCTGGCCCGCGCCTCCACCGGGCTGATCGGCCTCGTCGTCCATGACATCGCCGACCCCTACTTCTCCTCGATCGTGCGTGGCGCCCAGGCCGCCGCCCGCGTCGCCCGCAAACAGGTACTACTTGCCAGCACCGACCGGGACTTCGACGTCGAACGGGACTCGGTGAGCACCTTCATCGCCCACCGTGCCGACGCGATCGTGTTGGCCGGCTCTCGGCAGAGCGGTGACCTCGACCGCGACCTGGAGGCCGAATTCGACCGCTACCGCGCCAACGGCGGACGCGTGGTGGTGATCGGCCAGCCGCTCGCCTTCGGCGGTGCCGTGGAGCCCGAAAATTATTCTGCCTCAGCTGAATTGGCTGACGCTTTGGTAGCGGCAGGCCACCGACGGTTCGCCGTGATCGGCGGGCCGGGCAGCATCCGCACCGCCGTGGACCGGCGCAACGGATTCGTCGACGCGCTGTGCAGGAAGGGGCTCAGCACGGTGGTCGAGGTAACCGGGGAGTTCACCCGCGACGGCGGGTATTCCGCGGCGCGGCGCCTGGCGGCCGCACTGCAACTCGAGCCCGGCCTCGCGGCCGGGCCGGTTTGCGTGTACGCCGTGACCGACGTGATGGCCATCGGCGCCATCGCCGCCTGGCGGGAACTCGGCCTGCGCGTCCCCGACGACGTATGCGTCGCCGGTTTCGACGACATCCCGACCCTGAGAGACCACACTCCCAGCCTGACCACCGTCGCGCTGCCGCTCGAACAAATTGGCGCCCGCGCTGTCGAACTAGCCTTGGATTCCGCAGCTGACCTGCGCGAACGTGCGGCAGGCCGCGTCATCCTGCGCGACAGCACCCGCTTGGGCTGAAGCTCCTTCGGCCACCGTCCACGGCGCCCGCCACCGAGCGGTTGACAGTGTGTGCGGCGTCACGTTATCGTCGGATCGGCTTCGGAAAGCGCATTCCCAGTCGGATCGGACTGTTCTTACACCGCGTTCGACCCGTGCAACTGCGACCTTGAGGACATTCCCATGGCGGCAACCACTTCGGCCCGCGTCCGCAAACCGGACGGCGGAACGGCTTCCACTGCGACCCGCTCGCCGGTTCGAAAGGCCTTCTCCCCGCGCCGCACGGCGGCCTCCGTCTGGCGGCCCCTCGCCCTCGTCGTCGTCCTGCTGGTCGGCTGGTGGGCAGTCACCGCAGCGGAACTCGTCGCCCCGTACATCCTCCCGTCGCCGGCCGACACCTGGAGCGCCGCCGCCGACAACGCGGCCTATCTGACGCAACACACCTGGGTGACCACCTGGGAGACGCTGGTCGGCTTCGCGATCGCCACCGTCCTCGGCGTGCTGATGGCGGTGGTGATGGTCTACTCCGCCAGCCTGGAGAAGACGGTCTATCCGCTCATCCTGTTCGCGCAGGTCATCCCCAAGATCGCGGTGGCGCCGCTGTTCATCGTGTGGCTGGGCTTCGGGCCGTCGCCGAAGATCCTGGTCGCCGTCCTCATGGCGTTCTTCCCGATCGTGATCTCCGGGCTGGCCGGCATGCGCTCGGTCGATCCGGAAATCCTGGAACTCACCTCGACGATGGGTGCCAGCCGGTTCAAAACCTTCCTCAAGATCCGCCTGCCCGCGTCCTTGCCCCAGTTGATGTCGGGTTTGAAGGTGGCTGCCACCCTCGCGGTCACCGGCGCCGTCGTCGGCGAGTTTGTCGGAGCCAACGAGGGACTCGGCTACGTCATCCTGCAAGCCAACGGAAATATCGACACGGCAATGCTTTTCGCGGCCTTGATCATCATGTCAGCGCTCGGCATCGTCCTGTTCGCGATCATCGAGGTCGCCGAGAAGTTGCTCATCCCCTGGCATTCATCACGCCGGGTGATCAATTCCGCCACCGCCTGACCACCGACCCCCACCGAAGAGGAGCTCCTCCATGTTCGTCCACCGGACCCGTATCGCCGCAGCCGCGGCCACCGCCGCCGTGCTGGCCTTGGCCGGCTGCGGCA
This DNA window, taken from Mycolicibacterium sp. MU0050, encodes the following:
- a CDS encoding ABC transporter permease, yielding MAATTSARVRKPDGGTASTATRSPVRKAFSPRRTAASVWRPLALVVVLLVGWWAVTAAELVAPYILPSPADTWSAAADNAAYLTQHTWVTTWETLVGFAIATVLGVLMAVVMVYSASLEKTVYPLILFAQVIPKIAVAPLFIVWLGFGPSPKILVAVLMAFFPIVISGLAGMRSVDPEILELTSTMGASRFKTFLKIRLPASLPQLMSGLKVAATLAVTGAVVGEFVGANEGLGYVILQANGNIDTAMLFAALIIMSALGIVLFAIIEVAEKLLIPWHSSRRVINSATA
- a CDS encoding LacI family DNA-binding transcriptional regulator; this translates as MAAVTLQDVALRAGVSQATASRVLNGSSRVPGAGVADRVRTAARELGYVPNAQAQALARASTGLIGLVVHDIADPYFSSIVRGAQAAARVARKQVLLASTDRDFDVERDSVSTFIAHRADAIVLAGSRQSGDLDRDLEAEFDRYRANGGRVVVIGQPLAFGGAVEPENYSASAELADALVAAGHRRFAVIGGPGSIRTAVDRRNGFVDALCRKGLSTVVEVTGEFTRDGGYSAARRLAAALQLEPGLAAGPVCVYAVTDVMAIGAIAAWRELGLRVPDDVCVAGFDDIPTLRDHTPSLTTVALPLEQIGARAVELALDSAADLRERAAGRVILRDSTRLG
- a CDS encoding Gfo/Idh/MocA family oxidoreductase, whose amino-acid sequence is MSSSPGVGRSTLRIAMNGVTGRMGYRQHLLRSILPLRDTGLQLDDGTRVAVEPILVGRNSDKLAELAAEHGVEHWTTDVEAVIADPTVTVYFDAQVTSRRRAALTAAIKAGKNVYTEKPTAETLTEAVELARMAENAGVVAGVVHDKLYLPGLVKLRRLVDEGFFGRILSMRGEFGYWVFEGDGQPAQRPSWNYRAEDGGGITVDMFCHWNYVMEGLLGPVEAVTARTVTHIPTRWDEEGREYAATADDAAYGIFEIAGGIVAQINSSWAVRVHRDELVEFQIDGTHGSAVAGLRGCVAQQRAHTPKPVWNPDLPVTERFRDQWLEVPANAELDNGFKLQWEEYLRDVVAGRAHRFGLLSAARGVQLAELGLRSSAEGKRLAVPEIVL